DNA from Clupea harengus chromosome 2, Ch_v2.0.2, whole genome shotgun sequence:
CTCAAATGACAGAGGGGCAGATGAGAGTacagtctgggggggggggggcaggttttttaaatctgttggcttgcctatcacaattagggatgggcataattaatcgacgatcgattaattgatcattaagaatttcctcgatgaaataattttttcatcgattaaaactaatgcatgttctgttgcgtagtgtgcgtgtaatttatttattttagggctgtcaaagttaacacgttattctatgagattattgtggccgagattaatgcaataaaatatttgaacgcagttaacgcaactttgtttacttccggtgcgcgttgacccatggcacgaaactgccgcgtgtctgcagtcaatttagatagaagagaccgagacggtagttgaagatggagagagctgagggattgttgggcggaaagtttctgtttaagaggcaaaatgacagaacaatcgacaaaactaaagttgtatgtagcatttgtcaagctgaatgtagctattacagaagcagctcgtctttaagttatcaccttaatgcaaagcacccgacagaaagcagtcccaggttagatggtcgccaacccacactccacgacttctctaggaaatgaactagaccagtccgtgaaaaggttaccaacgctgtaacAGTTTTGGTTGctggtgactgtcggcccatcaacatagttgaagacggtgggctgactgaggtgattcgaattgcttcaggggacaattcttacgatttaccgtcgaggggcaccattgtttctcgcatatattccttgtatgacggcgagagagcacgaaaaaaatacaattaaacaaccgtgtctaaaatacacgctgtctgaagtgattacgcGTCTGTCTGAAGATttagtcttgagaagaaaacaaacttttaatcacgataaatctagatgaatgaatttcaaaatgtgagattaattagttaaagagaaaaaaaaagttgtgtttatgagcaccggcttctagctgtcggctccgctgcttaagagtacagcagcgcatattttcaagtgtaaccattgaacggatcccgtttaactgccacaagagttgtccatcttgtaagtttaactgccacaagagttgttcatcttgtaacaaaagatctcaatgaggaaacgtgctgtgttttttttctattttcactgcattttaatatagcctataaatagtgaattttaatataaaaatattaatgattaatcgaaaatcgatcgttaattctcccgacgatcgattaagacaatttaatcgaatgcccatccctaatcacaatactgtagataccaattttgagtgtggcaaatttaccatgtgtgatcagtggtacaatggttattgttgttgaataacaagtagcttacctgagtttcaattcctgggcaatgaaagacgctctttggataaaggtgtttgttatagttgcatttttggatcACTGTCTCATtgatgacttacatatacagtagtaatagtgggataatgtcttcattgACGACTACagctatatttttccttcatacatgcacattttaaagcaaaagtgtactgcaccacttttgtgtagttggtaacaaggctgctaacaaaacaaagcagaaaactgaataaagtttcagcaaaaatctgaattttattttataaaataaatgtatttataataaatatatttcaagtgtacAATTTAATATGACTGTCAAAATGctgcatctttccatctatagtgatctaaaatgaatagtttactgatatgctgatcattgatggtgcaTAGTCTGTTGTTGTTCCTCGGAGCGACTTCCATGACAAACCAGCATGCTCaattgcgtcacacagttgctcaaatacatccttagCTGTGGTACGACCTTGCATTATTTTTACACAAAGTTATTCGTCTttcacttcaaactggttgttaacaccgCAGACAAAAATTGCGAACtgatcattattattaatgtcAGTGCTCAGTGCAGAATACGCACTGAAACTTTTACCTTTGACacacagctagatttattttccgataatgaccggcggactatacattatcctgcttattattcggttacttgtcaaaggatagaagacattcctccaaaatacttatttttaatgattttgttgtatGACTTCCtctaagaaaaaattgttctccACGCgtatagaactttaaagtttcaggtgttgcgtagcaacccattacttgtgACTTCAATTACGTTAAACaactggactacttgcggaatgatatgaaagatctGAAttggaagcacaaaacctgttgccaatggcagcggttaacgttggggtggcccattcaaatcaatggaactttttgcaacattctgaggggCCGGATCTGGCCCGCAGGCtgggagtttgagacccctgtgTTACAGTATAGTGGGTGAACGATGTGATTTAGATCTGACCTGTACATACCATTTGAAGTGACAGTTTATGGTTTGGGTATTTGTTTCAGGTCTAGCAGCACAAGCCAGTCTCCTTCCTCCAAAAGGAGCTTGTTGCCAAATCACTCCACTCCCGTTAAAAAGGTGCGTCCCTCACTTGACTACGGTGGCTGGAGCAAACCTAGACCATCCACGCTTACCCAGCAACAGCCTTCACTGCAGGGGTGAGAATTATTTCTATTATACATTCTATTTGTTTAGATCAGTTAGTAACAACATACAGGTCACAGTTTAATCCCAACAGTGTGTTGCATGATGTATATCCACCGTACTTGTAAATTGTAAATCCTATCAAAATGCAGGttatagtgtatgtgttttttttttgtttttttttacatttcttaaTTTCTACGTCCAGATTCTCCAACCTAGGAAACACGTGCTATATGAATGCAATCCTGCAGTCCTTATTTAGCCTGCCATCCTTCTCCAGTGACCTACTCAAACAGGGCATCCCATGGAAGAAGGTTCCCAGTAATGCCTTACTCAGGTAATGACTCCTTGGTGTTGCTCTTATTTAGCCTCCTTAAATGAGTGGGCTGTATGTAAGCATGCCTGGCTAGTGGCTAAGTCGATTGGGGGAAGTGTATttagtatgtttgtttgtttgtttgtacacccctacctcctctccctctgtgcaaGTAAACAAAAGGTTTGGCCCAGGTGGGAAAGGCTGaaggctacatgtagcatgaaaacatttatatgatAGAAAGAGTTCTAGGCTACCATTAGGGTCTCCATAAACAGCAATTGACATTTATGTTGCATTAACTTAATCGAAGCAAACAGACTCCTGTGGGTCTTCATTTATGCACTTGAGCTTTTGAGCTAATTGATAGTCTAGCCATTACTGTAAACCATTGGGTTTGCAACTGAGCTACTCGTTGAGACTAATTACAGGATATCCATGCTGACTCTGGGTCCGTTCATGGATTTGAATCTTTTAATCCAGGACTCTTAAAATGGATTGAGGCCTGTAGCTTGCCATTTTTTCACAAATTAAATACTTTTTACTGTCGTTATTTTAGCCTCCGAGAAGGGATTTTGAAAGTGAAAAACAGTGACAGTGGGCTTATGCAGCCGTCCTTTGATTTACTCTTTTCACCTCTTAAGGTACAAAGTAGTATTAAACtctagctggttagcatgcaAACTTTAGCAGATAATACAGTGCAGCAGGTGTTTTTGACATTATATCAAAACTGTAATTTCTTCCTATGCTATTGCTGTGTCTAGTTCAAAACTACAATTCCTACAGAAAAcgaatttatttttaaatgcactTTGGGTCCCTTTTTGTTTTCCAGACGCTTTGCACATCTGCTTGCTAAAAAGGATATTTCGTGCCCAGAGGTGAAGAAAGATCTGCTGAGGAGGGTTAAGaactccatctcctccaccGCAGAGCGCTTCTCTGGATATATGCAAAATGTAAGCATGTGTTTAAGGCTAAAATTAGGTTTATGCTtacttttgtttatgtgtttagtaTTTTGTTATAGTGGGTACAAAAAGAGCAGAGTAGAGGTTAATGTACTTTCACACAAGTACTTTTGTTGTGAAACAAACTACTTCAAATGTAGAATAATGTTTTGACCtgatttaaagtaacactggcgtttctggagccgccaggtagggggttactttctgctggactattcagtaacttgtTTGCtgtcttgcacttgcttgatgtttgactgtgttaggaaaggtgttgactcgctagttcgtcataaacaaagtaagcaaatttcaacaggttttgctAAGTtcagccgctagcaagacatctcgttagcaaGCTTGTTGTAACatgcttggacattgatgctagtaataagtgctctcaCGTTGGCTTATTATCCATGTTATTGTGAtggctatgttggctagcttgccaacaactttcctaacagtcaaacatcaagcaagtgcaacacaagacaaaacaagacagcaaataagttactgaatcgTCCACctgaaagtagccccctacctggcggctccagaaactccatagtgttccTTTAATAAGTTAAAGAGTCCATCTGTAGATGTCTGGCCCTTTTCTGTATCAATACACTAGTTGTCCTGGATGGAAATGTATGTTTGGACCTGGTAGGATGCCCATGAGTTCCTGAGCCAGTGTCTGGACCAGCTGAAGGAGGATGTGGAGAAAGTGAACAAAAGCTGGAAAAATGAACCATCTCCACATGACGAGTCTCAGAGTGCACGCTTGGGCGAGGAGGCAGACACCTCTCGTATCTACACCTGCCCTGTGGTGGTCAACATGGAGTTTGAGGTGCAGCACACAATCACATGTAAAGGGTGAGTAAGATGCTGCAGTTATTTGTCATAACGGCTGTAGATTGGTGTTGTTTATTTCCAGGAGGGAATGAGTAGCAGTGGAATAGTGTTGCAGTCTCCCTAAGCTTGCATGGCACATTTGCAGGTGTGGAGAGGTGGTTCAGAAGCGTGAGCGGTTCAATGACCTGTCAATCAACCTGCCGCGCCGGAAGAAGACTCTGCCTCTGAGGTCCATCCAAGACTCGCTGGACCTCTTCTTCAGGGTATGCGTTGGTTGGTTCATCACTACAAATGCTATTAGTATTGGGTTTGAAGTGGTGCATCTAGTCAAAAGTGTTCCAGACCCCTCACCATATTTGTTTCCACAGATGGAGGAGGTCGAGTACTCATGTGAGAAGTGCAGTGGGAAAGCAGCCACAGTCACGCACAAATTCAGCAGATTGCCCAGGTTTGTGTCTTGCATTCACTTGGTTCCTTCAACAATGCTTGTGTGATGACCACAGCATTAACCATCCATCATTAACTTTTTTTGCTTAATATTCCTATTTAGGGTTCTGATCCTTCATCTCAAGCGGTACAGCTACAATGCCCAGTTGTCTCTCAACAGCAAGCTGGGCCAGCAGGTTGTGATCCCCAAATACCTCACGCTGATGTCCCACTGCGCAGATTCCACACGGCCCCCCCTCAGTCTGGGATGGAGTGCACAAGCAGCTATGTAAGCACAGTCTGACAGCAATACCTAATACAAGATGTTTGTCCTTAAGCAGTTCTTTCTCGTGGGCCAGTGGGTGtgcatctcttttttttggtcCTAGACAGTTTTACAGTTTTGTTCCTGCCATGCTTTGTAAGGGGCTATTCTCTGTGCTGTTGTAGGTCACGAACACTGAAAACCTCGCAGACTGTGAACAACTCCTCACAACGGTCAGCTTCTGCTTCTGATCCCAACGGAAATGCACCTTGGTTTTAGTCTTTCTataggactttttttttcttttctttttttttaacaatgttGTATTTCTTGTAACAGAAAAGGGACCCTTAAACCTTGCACGTCTACTTACACCATTCTGGATTCGGACAGTGAAGAGGAGCTCATCAGGAAGGTGGTGGTCAACCGCAAACATCGACTGAGTGAAAGCCTGGCTGATGACGAGAGATCCGAGGAGGTAAGCCTTTAATATCACATGGACCATAAACCATTGGTAGTCTGAATGATAATTGTGCCCATCCTGCCGTTCATCTACTCTTACCTGCACATTAAGGTGTTGTGTTTCTTCCGCTGTGTGGTTAGCCAATGTAGTAAGCTACCACTGAATGGGGTGCAGTAGAGTTGTACTGTATCCAGtatatttttcctttttattttgttatgcttttgttgaatgttcagctagCTAATTCATGATTGAGAGCTACAGCCTGTATTTGCAGATTGTGCTAAATGAGTTCTGATTTGCCCTGATGTCTGCTAGGTCTCCCAGACTCAGCCCAGCATCCAGGCCGAACAGACTGACTTCACTGGCATCAGTGACGACGAGATGCTGGCGGCCGTGCTGGAGATGAGTCGCCAGGAGACAACGCTGGCCCCGCCTCCGCCTCCGGAGGAGGAGCCCACCAGTAGCCTTGACACGGGCTTTGGAGACGCCGATGGCCAGGACCTGACGAGCCACATGGATTTGGTAGAAGCAGACAAGCCATCGACAGGTATGCTTTGGTTGTTTTAGCATTGTGCCACATTGGAGTCCATGCCGTGTTGATTGTGGGGCTCATGCGGTTGATTTGAGTTTCTGCTGTGTTGCTTTTAGTTGCTATGCATGGAAAGTGCATGAGTTTTGGTAAATGTATTAGTTTGGGATGCATGGCACTTGTTTGGTAAAGAAACCAGCTAAATCTCTCAATTGAaatgttgtatttttgttttgtgtttttgttatagATGTGCTTGACTCTTTAGATCTCACCATGGATGAGAACAAGGAGAACCAGACTCCAGACGTGCAGGGTGAGCTGGACTGGGTGCAGCAGTACAACATGGaccaggagagggaggagcaggagctgcagcaggCCCTAGCCCAGAGCCTCCAGGAGCACGTAAGAGCCCGGTCACTTCAGCTTGGATGTCCTGTGTACTTCACACAGGCTTTGATTAGATATTTGACCTTTTGACTTCATTCTCCACAGGAAGCttgggagatgagagaggatgacGATTTGAAAAGAGCCACAGAGCTTAGTATTCAAGGTCTGTTTAAGTTGGAATCTACTCCTGTCATCTTTGTAGCATAGATATCTCCAATGGGTCTGccatttttttcctgttttttaaTGAGTTTAGAAAGGCAGGATCCTctctattatttatttatttttttttttttttttacctttgtaGAGTTTAACAACTCCCTACCCGAGGTGTTGTGCTATGATGATGACTCTGGGAATGAGGACGTGCTGGACATGGAGTACTCCGAGGCCGAAGCTGAGGACCTCAAGAGAAATGCTGAGGTGAGGGACAGGACAGAGATGTCCAGAAGAGTTTTCATTTGTACTTCATTATGTATGTTTTGAGTGCTTTGATGAGCATGTCTGCTTATCCCCTACCTCTTCCAGAGTGGAGATTTGGCCAACTCGTTCAGACTCATCAGTGTGGTCAGTCACATTGGCAGCAGCTCTTCCTCAGGTAAGGGTACTGACAGAAAACCGGTTGGGGTTCAACCATTCATATTTGGAATTGGTTTCCATTAGATGCTGTGCATCACGAGGGTGCCGTTTATTCTAATCCTTTCAAAATGACCCTTGAAAACCTTAAATTAGTCACTAGTATTATTAAATTGGGCCTGTAAGATGTCCTCTTGGAAGCAGCAACCTGTTGCAACAAAGCGTTCTAAAACTGGCGGGGTTCAGACCGCTAGGACCAATGACTGATATCTTGCAACAGCACCAACGTTTCCTTACAAGGCCTTTGTTGCTCCACTCGTTGCTGCCAGATATGAGCTAACCAGTTGGTTAGCTAGCAAAGTTAACCAACTAGCTGACTTTCCAACTGTCAGTCGATTAACTTTAGCATATGCTTTCTGACTGATGTACAGACACTGGGGTTTTTCAAACCAAATCAATAAGTAGTTCGCTGCCTCCCGTCTCTGACCAAAACCGCCATGATTCTGTGTCTTGACTAACTGAGTGACAAGTGTCACAAGTCATGAAGTAAACCTTGCAACTGCGAGTTGACACAATTAATCTTTTGCAACTGCATCAGTTGGCTTGCAACGATTAATTCACAGCACTACAACTTGTCTGCAACGTTCTACAATGGTTTTGTCTCGTCTTGAATCTTTGGTCTGATTTGGCCacattttatatacattttttttttaaatttgtacGAACAAAGTCTAATGCCACCTCTGACATACAATGGTGTAAATGACATTTGTAATAAGCCTTCTGGTGTTTTGCTTATAACCTATAACCTGCCACAATTAACAAACTTCTGTTAACCGTCCTCCTCTCTCAAAGGTCACTACATCAGTGACGTGTATGACATGAAAAAGCAGTCCTGGCTGACGTATAATGACATGGATGTATCGCGCACTCAGGAGTCTGCCGTGCAGAGAGACCGCGACCGAAGTGGATACATctttttttacatgcacaagTGAGTAGTCTAGCAGTCTCCTCCCAAAGGATTGGTTTAGTTGTAGTCTTAGATGAGTATCCGAGGCCATTGGCTGAC
Protein-coding regions in this window:
- the usp37 gene encoding ubiquitin carboxyl-terminal hydrolase 37 isoform X3, which gives rise to MAVAVPKLSSGSAVRIRINSLDLGTTRWKEGVFEIHEKDNKVNMLLKFNSGGAPKNFQLNHNVKNVVLGPMRTSHSRLVITLKDSKDVVTFDKIPTVVAKKMKEYLDSLKQGKQTVLKTNQGSASFGVVLGNRSVKNDTTLSTPERQTTPRRGGIDGREENAPRKPLGSPSRVSSTPVRTGLSENRSEKRKRLMSSESDIGEDYPKENDSSSNNKAMSDPSRKFLLSCKEKLKQSEENRTAASPAPLQTSSFYGSRSGGKDYTQSHSFLDRSSSTSQSPSSKRSLLPNHSTPVKKVRPSLDYGGWSKPRPSTLTQQQPSLQGFSNLGNTCYMNAILQSLFSLPSFSSDLLKQGIPWKKVPSNALLRRFAHLLAKKDISCPEVKKDLLRRVKNSISSTAERFSGYMQNDAHEFLSQCLDQLKEDVEKVNKSWKNEPSPHDESQSARLGEEADTSRIYTCPVVVNMEFEVQHTITCKGCGEVVQKRERFNDLSINLPRRKKTLPLRSIQDSLDLFFRMEEVEYSCEKCSGKAATVTHKFSRLPRVLILHLKRYSYNAQLSLNSKLGQQVVIPKYLTLMSHCADSTRPPLSLGWSAQAAMSRTLKTSQTVNNSSQRKGTLKPCTSTYTILDSDSEEELIRKVVVNRKHRLSESLADDERSEEVSQTQPSIQAEQTDFTGISDDEMLAAVLEMSRQETTLAPPPPPEEEPTSSLDTGFGDADGQDLTSHMDLVEADKPSTDLTMDENKENQTPDVQGELDWVQQYNMDQEREEQELQQALAQSLQEHEAWEMREDDDLKRATELSIQEFNNSLPEVLCYDDDSGNEDVLDMEYSEAEAEDLKRNAESGDLANSFRLISVVSHIGSSSSSGHYISDVYDMKKQSWLTYNDMDVSRTQESAVQRDRDRSGYIFFYMHKDVFEELLELEKTGGSSEASRTVLQPL
- the usp37 gene encoding ubiquitin carboxyl-terminal hydrolase 37 isoform X1, which translates into the protein MAVAVPKLSSGSAVRIRINSLDLGTTRWKEGVFEIHEKDNKVNMLLKFNSGGAPKNFQLNHNVKNVVLGPMRTSHSRLVITLKDSKDVVTFDKIPTVVAKKMKEYLDSLKQGKQTVLKTNQGSASFGVVLGNRSVKNDTTLSTPERQTTPRRGGIDGREENAPRKPLGSPSRVSSTPVRTGLSENRSEKRKRLMSSESDIGEDYPKENDSSSNNKAMSDPSRKFLLSCKEKLKQSEENRTAASPAPLQTSSFYGSRSGGKDYTQSHSFLDRSSSTSQSPSSKRSLLPNHSTPVKKVRPSLDYGGWSKPRPSTLTQQQPSLQGFSNLGNTCYMNAILQSLFSLPSFSSDLLKQGIPWKKVPSNALLRRFAHLLAKKDISCPEVKKDLLRRVKNSISSTAERFSGYMQNDAHEFLSQCLDQLKEDVEKVNKSWKNEPSPHDESQSARLGEEADTSRIYTCPVVVNMEFEVQHTITCKGCGEVVQKRERFNDLSINLPRRKKTLPLRSIQDSLDLFFRMEEVEYSCEKCSGKAATVTHKFSRLPRVLILHLKRYSYNAQLSLNSKLGQQVVIPKYLTLMSHCADSTRPPLSLGWSAQAAMSRTLKTSQTVNNSSQRKGTLKPCTSTYTILDSDSEEELIRKVVVNRKHRLSESLADDERSEEVSQTQPSIQAEQTDFTGISDDEMLAAVLEMSRQETTLAPPPPPEEEPTSSLDTGFGDADGQDLTSHMDLVEADKPSTDVLDSLDLTMDENKENQTPDVQGELDWVQQYNMDQEREEQELQQALAQSLQEHEAWEMREDDDLKRATELSIQEFNNSLPEVLCYDDDSGNEDVLDMEYSEAEAEDLKRNAESGDLANSFRLISVVSHIGSSSSSGHYISDVYDMKKQSWLTYNDMDVSRTQESAVQRDRDRSGYIFFYMHKDVFEELLELEKTGGSSEASRTVLQPL
- the usp37 gene encoding ubiquitin carboxyl-terminal hydrolase 37 isoform X2, yielding MAVAVPKLSSGSAVRIRINSLDLGTTRWKEGVFEIHEKDNKVNMLLKFNSGGAPKNFQLNHNVKNVVLGPMRTSHSRLVITLKDSKDVVTFDKIPTVVAKKMKEYLDSLKQGKQTVLKTNQGSASFGVVLGNRSVKNDTTLSTPERQTTPRRGGIDGREENAPRKPLGSPSRVSSTPVRTGLSENSEKRKRLMSSESDIGEDYPKENDSSSNNKAMSDPSRKFLLSCKEKLKQSEENRTAASPAPLQTSSFYGSRSGGKDYTQSHSFLDRSSSTSQSPSSKRSLLPNHSTPVKKVRPSLDYGGWSKPRPSTLTQQQPSLQGFSNLGNTCYMNAILQSLFSLPSFSSDLLKQGIPWKKVPSNALLRRFAHLLAKKDISCPEVKKDLLRRVKNSISSTAERFSGYMQNDAHEFLSQCLDQLKEDVEKVNKSWKNEPSPHDESQSARLGEEADTSRIYTCPVVVNMEFEVQHTITCKGCGEVVQKRERFNDLSINLPRRKKTLPLRSIQDSLDLFFRMEEVEYSCEKCSGKAATVTHKFSRLPRVLILHLKRYSYNAQLSLNSKLGQQVVIPKYLTLMSHCADSTRPPLSLGWSAQAAMSRTLKTSQTVNNSSQRKGTLKPCTSTYTILDSDSEEELIRKVVVNRKHRLSESLADDERSEEVSQTQPSIQAEQTDFTGISDDEMLAAVLEMSRQETTLAPPPPPEEEPTSSLDTGFGDADGQDLTSHMDLVEADKPSTDVLDSLDLTMDENKENQTPDVQGELDWVQQYNMDQEREEQELQQALAQSLQEHEAWEMREDDDLKRATELSIQEFNNSLPEVLCYDDDSGNEDVLDMEYSEAEAEDLKRNAESGDLANSFRLISVVSHIGSSSSSGHYISDVYDMKKQSWLTYNDMDVSRTQESAVQRDRDRSGYIFFYMHKDVFEELLELEKTGGSSEASRTVLQPL